A portion of the Candidatus Pristimantibacillus lignocellulolyticus genome contains these proteins:
- a CDS encoding YhcN/YlaJ family sporulation lipoprotein gives MANMRQLFALCFVLILLISGCSSEIERYSKKLDKSDYGSVQAKQEQKGKIISFGTNHIDDDQHINHTLKYSSKLSSRLHSIAGVANARVFLTDKNAYVAVVLDNTGRGYAKSDHYIVPDTSAGPNIAPNTITNNPFKKFISVNDNTQLTDPFKQTIADKVLELAPEVEEVHISANVNFMFYMDEFAQVAWANEPVDKYLKQFNILVQHQFANGMIMPTSLNDYRNK, from the coding sequence ATGGCAAATATGAGGCAATTATTCGCATTGTGTTTCGTTCTAATACTGCTTATCTCAGGATGCAGTAGCGAGATCGAACGTTACAGTAAAAAGCTAGATAAAAGTGATTATGGGAGCGTACAAGCAAAGCAAGAACAAAAAGGAAAAATCATCTCTTTCGGTACAAATCACATTGATGATGACCAGCATATTAATCATACCTTAAAATATAGCAGTAAGCTATCAAGTAGGCTTCATTCCATCGCTGGAGTAGCTAACGCACGAGTGTTCCTTACCGACAAAAATGCTTATGTTGCAGTTGTTCTTGATAATACAGGACGAGGATATGCCAAATCTGATCATTATATTGTACCAGATACATCGGCCGGACCTAATATTGCACCCAATACGATTACAAATAACCCTTTCAAAAAATTCATCTCTGTAAACGATAATACGCAACTAACCGATCCCTTCAAGCAAACAATCGCTGATAAAGTATTAGAGCTTGCTCCTGAAGTAGAAGAGGTGCATATATCCGCTAATGTAAACTTTATGTTCTATATGGATGAATTCGCTCAAGTTGCATGGGCTAATGAGCCAGTAGATAAATACTTGAAGCAATTCAACATTCTCGTACAACATCAATTTGCTAATGGCATGATTATGCCTACTTCGTTGAATGATTATAGGAATAAATAG
- the coxB gene encoding cytochrome c oxidase subunit II, producing the protein MKRWQFVKRLAPLMALLVLVLSACGREDMSALNPQGPVAQEQLNLMKISITMMSLVVIVVFAICIFVLIKFRRRKGDNTIPKQVEGSHKLEVIWTVIPIIILVILAVPTLKSVFNLSKDYSKDPEALQVIVTAHQYWWEFEYPELGITTAQELVVPTDRVISIQAATADVLHSFWIPSLAGKIDTNPSGNVNKMYFSAPKAGVYLGKCAELCGTSHGLMDFKVKAVEPSSFERWGVAMTGAVELPTDPDVASAFESKCLTCHAIGQDGSESIYPNLTGIGSRESVGGILINVEEGEKEYKHEDTLYNNLYNWIKDPEAYKPGNKMTNAYTLTDEEAKGIAEYLSNLTLDFE; encoded by the coding sequence ATGAAACGGTGGCAATTTGTAAAACGCCTGGCGCCTCTGATGGCTTTGTTGGTGCTTGTGCTGTCAGCTTGCGGTAGAGAGGATATGTCAGCGCTTAATCCTCAAGGACCTGTTGCTCAAGAACAACTTAATTTGATGAAGATTTCAATTACCATGATGTCATTAGTTGTTATCGTTGTGTTTGCGATTTGTATCTTTGTTTTGATCAAATTCCGTAGACGCAAGGGAGACAATACGATTCCTAAGCAAGTGGAAGGTAGTCATAAACTGGAAGTAATTTGGACAGTTATTCCAATTATTATTCTAGTTATTCTAGCTGTACCAACATTAAAATCAGTATTTAATTTATCAAAAGATTATTCAAAAGACCCAGAAGCTTTACAAGTTATTGTAACTGCACATCAATACTGGTGGGAATTTGAATATCCTGAACTAGGAATTACAACGGCTCAAGAGTTAGTTGTACCGACTGATCGTGTTATTTCTATTCAAGCTGCTACAGCAGACGTATTGCACTCGTTCTGGATTCCTTCATTAGCGGGTAAGATCGATACGAACCCATCTGGAAACGTCAACAAGATGTACTTCTCAGCACCTAAAGCTGGCGTCTACTTAGGTAAATGTGCGGAATTGTGCGGAACATCTCATGGTTTGATGGATTTCAAAGTTAAAGCAGTTGAACCTTCTTCCTTTGAACGTTGGGGAGTTGCGATGACTGGTGCAGTAGAACTTCCAACAGATCCGGATGTTGCAAGTGCATTTGAAAGTAAGTGCTTAACATGTCACGCAATAGGTCAGGATGGCAGCGAAAGCATATATCCTAACTTAACTGGTATTGGTTCACGTGAAAGCGTCGGTGGTATTCTAATAAATGTAGAAGAAGGCGAAAAAGAGTATAAACACGAAGATACTCTATATAACAACTTATACAATTGGATAAAAGACCCTGAAGCTTACAAACCAGGTAACAAAATGACTAATGCATATACGCTTACTGACGAAGAAGCGAAGGGTATTGCAGAATACCTATCTAATCTAACGCTTGACTTTGAATAA
- a CDS encoding metal-sensitive transcriptional regulator, translating to MGENNDNHCDVKSDSCHSSARNSHHSNEDKRKLVSRLNRIEGQIRGIKAMIEKDTYCDDVLNQIAAAQSALGSTAKLLLEAHMKSCIVDRIEAGEHEVIDELLVTVSKLMK from the coding sequence ATAGGTGAGAATAATGACAATCATTGTGATGTAAAGTCAGATAGTTGTCATTCTTCAGCTCGAAATAGTCATCATTCTAATGAAGATAAGCGCAAGCTTGTATCAAGATTGAATCGAATCGAAGGTCAAATTCGAGGCATTAAAGCAATGATTGAGAAGGATACGTATTGCGATGATGTGCTGAACCAAATCGCTGCTGCACAATCTGCACTTGGTAGCACAGCAAAGTTGTTATTAGAAGCACATATGAAAAGCTGCATCGTTGATCGAATTGAAGCTGGTGAGCATGAAGTAATTGACGAACTGCTTGTAACAGTATCCAAATTAATGAAGTAA
- a CDS encoding siderophore ABC transporter substrate-binding protein — MKKNLSMMMLVVVMAIVMAACGNNTNNATNNGATGGTTNTPENSSEPSATSLKVTHLLGETDAPINPGKVVVFDFGVLDTLDRLGVESIVAVPQDSLPAYLEKYASADYINAGGLKEPDFEAIDGAEPDLIIISGRQSDAYEELSKIAPTIYMGVDNADYLNSFTKNVNTLATIFGKEEQAATELAAINEVIEGVKADVSATDKKGLIILANEGKISAYGPGSRFGLIHDVLGVPAVDEKLEVSTHGNEIGFEYIAEKNPGYLFVIDRTAAVGGEGNAKDTVENDLVKNTDAFKEGHITYLDPQYWYLSGGGLISVEKMVKDIDAAVK, encoded by the coding sequence ATGAAAAAGAATTTATCAATGATGATGCTAGTAGTAGTAATGGCTATTGTAATGGCAGCATGTGGCAATAACACGAACAATGCAACAAATAACGGAGCAACGGGTGGAACTACAAATACACCTGAGAATTCGTCAGAACCTTCAGCAACTAGTCTTAAAGTAACTCATCTACTAGGTGAAACAGATGCACCAATCAACCCAGGAAAAGTCGTTGTATTCGATTTTGGTGTACTTGATACATTGGATCGTCTAGGTGTTGAATCTATTGTAGCCGTTCCTCAAGATTCACTGCCAGCATACCTTGAAAAATATGCTAGCGCTGATTATATTAACGCTGGTGGTTTGAAAGAGCCAGACTTCGAAGCAATCGATGGTGCCGAGCCAGATCTAATTATTATTTCTGGTCGTCAATCTGATGCTTATGAAGAATTGAGTAAAATTGCTCCGACAATCTATATGGGCGTTGATAACGCTGATTACTTAAACTCTTTCACTAAAAACGTTAATACACTTGCTACAATTTTCGGTAAAGAAGAGCAAGCTGCTACTGAATTAGCTGCAATTAACGAAGTTATTGAAGGTGTTAAAGCTGATGTGTCTGCTACAGATAAGAAAGGTCTAATTATTCTTGCTAATGAAGGTAAAATTAGTGCATATGGTCCCGGTTCTCGTTTTGGTCTAATTCATGATGTTCTAGGCGTTCCAGCAGTAGACGAAAAGCTTGAAGTTTCTACACATGGTAACGAAATTGGTTTTGAATATATTGCAGAGAAAAACCCTGGTTACCTATTCGTTATTGACCGTACTGCGGCAGTTGGCGGCGAAGGTAATGCAAAAGATACAGTTGAAAATGATCTTGTAAAAAACACTGATGCATTCAAAGAAGGTCATATTACTTACCTTGATCCTCAATACTGGTACCTATCTGGTGGTGGATTAATCTCTGTAGAGAAAATGGTTAAAGATATTGATGCAGCTGTAAAATAA
- the ctaD gene encoding cytochrome c oxidase subunit I: MDWLTTVDHKKIGILYLIAGGFFFLVGGLEAILIRIQLMFPQKEVVTAQFYNELITMHGTTMIFLAAMPIIFALMNAIIPLQLGARDVAFPFLNALGFWTFFFGGLLLNVSFIAGSVPDAGWTMYAPLSGTQFTQHHGTDYYVIGLQIAGIGTLIGGINFLATIINMRAPGMTFMRMPMFTWASFITSALILFAFPALTVGLAALMFDRLFSGNFFNPQTGGNVVLWEHIFWIFGHPEVYILILPAFGIISEVISTFSRKRLFGYSSMVFATILIGFLGFMVWAHHMFTTGLGPVANALFSVATMLIAVPTGIKIFNWLFTMWGGSIRFTVANLYAIGFVPTFVMGGVTGVMLSAAPADYQYHDSYFVVAHFHYVIVGGLIMGIFAGLHYWWPKMFGRMLSEKLGKVTFWIFYIGFHLTFFVQHFLGLLGMQRRVWQYLDGMGFNNMNFISTIGALMMGVGTILFLINIVITLRKPKDCSNDPWEDGRTLEWTIASPAPEYNFAQTPLVRGYDAWWHEKMEGNTAMTPVEPIGPIHMPNASILPFVMGIGLFITGFGFMYSGEWGTLGFITVGHAVGIVGLLITFGCMGLRSLIDDHGFHIEEDEILKDQGVKS, from the coding sequence ATGGACTGGCTTACAACGGTTGATCATAAAAAAATCGGAATATTGTATTTGATTGCAGGGGGATTTTTCTTCCTAGTTGGTGGACTTGAAGCGATACTAATTCGTATTCAGCTAATGTTTCCACAGAAGGAAGTAGTAACTGCACAGTTTTATAATGAGTTAATTACAATGCATGGTACTACAATGATCTTTTTGGCGGCAATGCCAATAATATTTGCTCTAATGAATGCTATTATTCCATTGCAGCTAGGAGCACGTGATGTTGCGTTTCCATTCCTTAACGCACTAGGCTTCTGGACATTTTTCTTCGGTGGACTTTTACTTAATGTGAGCTTCATTGCTGGTTCTGTACCTGATGCAGGGTGGACAATGTATGCACCACTATCAGGAACTCAGTTCACACAGCATCACGGAACGGATTATTATGTAATCGGACTTCAAATTGCTGGTATCGGTACGCTAATTGGTGGTATTAACTTCCTGGCTACCATTATCAATATGCGTGCTCCTGGTATGACATTTATGCGTATGCCGATGTTTACCTGGGCTTCATTTATTACATCAGCTCTAATTCTGTTCGCTTTCCCAGCTCTTACAGTTGGTCTAGCAGCATTAATGTTTGACCGTTTATTTAGCGGTAATTTCTTCAATCCACAAACCGGCGGTAATGTCGTACTTTGGGAACATATATTCTGGATCTTTGGTCACCCAGAAGTGTACATATTGATATTGCCAGCGTTCGGAATTATTTCCGAGGTAATATCTACATTCTCTCGTAAGCGTCTATTCGGTTACAGCTCAATGGTATTTGCGACAATTTTGATCGGTTTCCTAGGCTTCATGGTTTGGGCCCATCATATGTTCACAACTGGTCTTGGACCGGTAGCAAATGCATTGTTCTCCGTAGCTACGATGTTGATTGCAGTACCAACAGGTATTAAAATCTTCAACTGGCTATTCACAATGTGGGGCGGCTCGATTAGATTCACAGTAGCAAATCTATATGCGATTGGTTTCGTACCAACATTCGTAATGGGTGGTGTTACTGGTGTAATGCTTTCAGCAGCGCCTGCTGACTATCAGTATCATGACTCTTACTTCGTTGTTGCCCATTTCCATTACGTTATCGTTGGTGGTTTGATTATGGGTATCTTCGCGGGTCTACATTACTGGTGGCCAAAAATGTTCGGACGTATGCTTAGCGAAAAACTAGGTAAAGTAACGTTCTGGATATTCTATATTGGATTCCATTTAACATTCTTCGTACAGCATTTCCTTGGACTACTTGGTATGCAACGCCGCGTATGGCAGTACTTAGACGGTATGGGCTTCAATAACATGAACTTCATTAGTACAATCGGTGCATTAATGATGGGTGTAGGTACAATACTGTTCCTTATCAACATTGTTATCACTTTAAGAAAACCTAAAGATTGCTCGAATGATCCGTGGGAAGATGGTCGTACACTTGAGTGGACAATTGCATCTCCAGCACCTGAATATAACTTTGCTCAAACTCCACTTGTTCGTGGATATGATGCATGGTGGCATGAAAAAATGGAAGGCAATACAGCTATGACTCCAGTTGAACCAATTGGACCAATTCATATGCCAAATGCTTCTATTCTTCCATTCGTTATGGGTATCGGCTTGTTCATTACAGGATTTGGATTTATGTACTCTGGCGAGTGGGGTACACTAGGCTTCATTACAGTTGGTCATGCGGTAGGTATCGTTGGCTTGCTAATTACTTTCGGATGTATGGGACTTCGTTCATTGATTGATGATCATGGATTCCATATTGAAGAAGACGAAATTCTAAAAGATCAGGGGGTTAAATCATGA
- a CDS encoding SLC45 family MFS transporter: MKKTWLLGFGFFSISLTWGLYNAFIPLFLDNYVVKSAMLVGFLMTIDNYFGLFLQPIIGRKSDKTDTKIGKRMPFLLIGMPLAAIFCALIPMSTSFSLLILFMVLMNLSMSLYRSPTVSLMPDITESSKRTQANGIINLMGGIGSIFAFTVGSKLYDQHIALPFLTSSILTLVSLVILMVFIRERRDALEYIPHTPQKQETVTHERVWGRAHILLRQAKKEMSTYKQEWTLPTIFLLGAIYFWFFSYQGIEALFTLYGRKELNLTDTEASFSLAFFSLSFVVAAIPAGYLGHKYGKKGTIMFGVVGLIIVFSSISFVDSLLALRILLLIGGIFWAMININSYPFVIALGKESSIGTRTGIYYIASSLAALSSPPLMGLIVDLLGYSYLFYAASCGMIIALFFLFGVKDQGHTKRTTFNASM, translated from the coding sequence ATGAAGAAAACTTGGCTACTTGGCTTTGGATTTTTCAGCATTAGTTTAACCTGGGGGCTATATAATGCATTTATCCCACTTTTTTTAGACAACTATGTCGTAAAAAGTGCCATGCTAGTCGGATTTTTAATGACGATTGATAATTATTTCGGATTATTTCTACAGCCTATTATTGGTCGAAAAAGCGATAAGACGGATACAAAAATCGGAAAAAGAATGCCATTTCTTCTTATAGGAATGCCACTCGCCGCTATATTCTGTGCTTTAATACCAATGAGTACTAGCTTTTCATTATTAATTTTATTCATGGTTCTTATGAATTTATCGATGAGTCTCTACCGTTCTCCAACAGTATCTCTCATGCCAGATATTACTGAATCTAGTAAGCGTACGCAAGCAAATGGGATTATTAATCTAATGGGTGGTATTGGATCTATATTTGCATTCACTGTAGGTTCAAAGTTATATGATCAACATATTGCATTGCCGTTCTTAACTTCTTCTATTCTAACATTAGTGAGTTTAGTTATTCTGATGGTATTCATTCGTGAACGCCGTGATGCACTTGAATATATCCCTCATACTCCGCAAAAGCAAGAAACAGTAACCCATGAGCGCGTATGGGGAAGAGCTCATATATTACTTCGTCAAGCAAAAAAAGAAATGTCTACTTACAAACAAGAATGGACATTGCCGACCATCTTCTTACTTGGCGCTATATATTTCTGGTTTTTCTCTTATCAAGGTATTGAGGCGTTATTCACCTTATACGGAAGAAAAGAACTTAATCTAACGGATACGGAAGCATCTTTCTCGCTTGCCTTCTTCTCCTTGTCATTTGTCGTTGCAGCTATTCCAGCTGGATACTTAGGGCATAAATACGGTAAAAAAGGTACCATTATGTTTGGAGTAGTCGGACTGATCATCGTTTTCTCATCTATTTCTTTTGTTGATTCTCTACTTGCATTAAGAATTTTATTATTGATTGGCGGTATATTCTGGGCGATGATTAACATTAACTCTTACCCATTCGTAATTGCATTAGGTAAAGAGAGTAGCATTGGTACTCGAACTGGTATCTATTATATTGCTTCATCTTTAGCAGCACTGTCTTCCCCGCCATTGATGGGTCTTATTGTAGATTTACTTGGTTACTCCTATCTATTCTACGCGGCATCATGCGGCATGATTATTGCTCTATTCTTCCTATTCGGCGTGAAGGATCAAGGACATACAAAACGAACAACTTTTAATGCTTCTATGTGA
- a CDS encoding ABC transporter ATP-binding protein — protein MIEVSNVTKMYGGKPVVDNVSLNIPQRQITSFIGPNGAGKSTLLSIISRLLTKDSGTVKIDGKDVSVWNTGELARKISILKQSNHISMRLTVRDLVSFGRFPYSQGKLTKEDWIFIDEAIEYMDLTDLKDRFLDQLSGGQKQRAYIAMIIAQNTEVILLDEPLNNLDMKHSVQIMKVLRRLVEELGKTIVIVIHDINFASCYSDYIVALKDGKIVQEGPTEQIIDEPVLESIYDMNIPIEVIDGNRIGVYFK, from the coding sequence ATGATTGAAGTAAGTAATGTTACCAAAATGTATGGTGGCAAGCCTGTCGTAGATAATGTTTCTTTGAATATCCCGCAGCGACAGATAACTTCGTTCATCGGTCCTAATGGTGCAGGTAAAAGCACATTACTATCTATAATAAGTAGGCTTCTCACTAAAGATAGCGGTACAGTTAAAATTGATGGTAAGGATGTGAGTGTTTGGAATACGGGGGAATTAGCGCGCAAAATCTCTATTCTAAAGCAGTCCAACCATATTAGCATGCGCTTAACTGTTCGTGATCTTGTAAGCTTCGGACGGTTTCCTTATTCACAAGGGAAATTAACGAAGGAAGATTGGATTTTCATAGATGAAGCGATTGAGTATATGGACCTTACCGACTTGAAAGATCGATTTCTCGATCAATTAAGTGGTGGACAGAAACAAAGAGCTTATATTGCTATGATTATTGCCCAAAATACAGAAGTAATATTGCTTGACGAGCCACTTAATAATTTGGATATGAAACATTCCGTTCAAATTATGAAGGTCTTAAGAAGACTTGTTGAGGAACTCGGAAAGACAATTGTTATTGTTATTCATGATATTAATTTTGCTTCTTGTTATTCTGATTATATTGTTGCACTCAAGGATGGAAAAATTGTACAAGAAGGTCCAACTGAACAAATTATCGATGAACCTGTATTGGAAAGTATATATGATATGAATATTCCAATAGAAGTTATTGATGGTAATCGTATTGGTGTGTATTTCAAATAA
- a CDS encoding iron chelate uptake ABC transporter family permease subunit encodes MKAKLMILFGVMVAIIIGFMFIDLPHNWDYALPRRLKKVFAIIITGGAIAYATLIFQTMTNNRILTPSVIGLDSLYLLFQTFIVFLFGSMSFPAVNKYMNFGLSTVFMMLFAVVLYRLLFKREGKNLFFLLLVGLVMGTMFGSISTFLQVLIDPNEFQILQGKMFASFNNVNSDLLIVATVIIVLVALYSIRYNKYLDVMSLGKEHAVNLGVPYARTIQGMLLIIAILISVSTALVGPITFLGLLVVNLAYHFMGSHRHAVLIPASIFISIIALVGGQLLVERVFTFSTTVSVLINFLGGLYFIYLLLKESKA; translated from the coding sequence ATGAAAGCTAAGTTAATGATATTATTTGGTGTGATGGTAGCCATTATTATTGGTTTTATGTTTATTGACCTTCCACATAATTGGGACTACGCATTACCACGTAGATTGAAAAAGGTATTCGCTATTATTATTACAGGTGGAGCAATTGCTTACGCAACATTAATCTTCCAAACGATGACGAATAATAGAATTTTGACGCCAAGTGTTATAGGTCTAGATTCATTGTATTTATTATTTCAAACGTTTATCGTTTTCCTATTTGGTTCTATGAGTTTCCCTGCAGTAAATAAATATATGAACTTTGGTTTATCGACAGTGTTCATGATGTTGTTTGCTGTAGTACTATATCGCTTACTATTCAAAAGAGAAGGTAAAAACTTATTCTTCTTATTGTTAGTCGGACTTGTAATGGGAACGATGTTTGGTAGTATTTCAACGTTCTTGCAAGTGCTCATTGATCCAAATGAATTTCAAATTCTTCAAGGGAAAATGTTTGCAAGCTTTAATAATGTGAATTCCGATCTACTTATCGTAGCAACTGTAATTATTGTGCTAGTTGCCCTGTACTCGATTAGATATAACAAGTATTTAGATGTTATGTCATTAGGGAAAGAACATGCAGTGAATTTAGGTGTTCCTTATGCGAGAACAATACAAGGAATGCTGCTCATCATAGCTATTTTAATCTCAGTAAGTACAGCACTTGTAGGTCCAATAACGTTTCTAGGCTTACTCGTTGTAAATCTTGCTTATCATTTCATGGGAAGCCATCGACATGCGGTATTAATACCAGCGTCGATTTTTATAAGCATCATTGCACTTGTTGGTGGCCAGCTGCTTGTTGAACGAGTGTTCACTTTCAGTACTACCGTAAGTGTACTAATTAATTTTTTAGGTGGTTTGTACTTTATATACTTGTTACTAAAGGAGAGTAAAGCATGA
- a CDS encoding glycerophosphodiester phosphodiesterase, with product MHMTINYAHRGASGYCPENTMASFVKAIELGATGIETDVQMTSDGQLVLIHDENLLRTTGVNKYVKDVTLAEIKQLDAGSWFNESFSAEKIPTLDELMQLAKQSNIKLNIEIKSGIFIYHGIEQKVIDKIYEYELQHDVIISNFNHYSLALCKQIDPAIATGILYMEGLYQPWDYAATLQADALHAPRFAVMPAWVEEAKQQGKIYNVWTVNNEQEMKGFIAAGVAGIITDYPDRLHQILHGKE from the coding sequence ATACATATGACAATAAATTACGCACACCGTGGAGCAAGTGGATATTGCCCAGAAAATACAATGGCTTCTTTCGTTAAAGCGATTGAACTTGGTGCCACTGGAATTGAAACAGATGTTCAGATGACATCAGATGGTCAGCTTGTGCTCATTCATGATGAAAATTTATTGCGAACAACAGGTGTCAATAAGTATGTTAAAGATGTAACACTAGCAGAAATCAAGCAACTAGACGCTGGTTCATGGTTCAATGAAAGTTTCTCTGCAGAAAAGATCCCTACGTTAGATGAATTGATGCAACTTGCAAAGCAATCTAATATTAAATTAAACATTGAGATCAAAAGTGGTATTTTCATCTATCATGGAATTGAGCAGAAAGTCATTGATAAAATCTACGAATATGAATTACAGCATGATGTTATTATCTCCAACTTCAATCATTACTCATTAGCACTTTGCAAACAAATCGATCCAGCAATTGCTACAGGTATTCTTTATATGGAAGGGTTATATCAACCTTGGGATTATGCTGCAACCTTACAAGCGGATGCATTACATGCTCCTCGCTTTGCAGTAATGCCAGCATGGGTAGAAGAAGCAAAGCAACAAGGTAAAATCTACAATGTGTGGACCGTGAACAATGAACAAGAAATGAAGGGTTTTATTGCTGCTGGTGTAGCAGGTATCATTACCGATTATCCAGATCGCCTACATCAAATCTTGCACGGAAAGGAATAA
- a CDS encoding DUF421 domain-containing protein, with product MNEVFELTYRTLIALIVMFILTKMLGKRQLSEISLFGYISGISIGNIAAYIAMEDDKLWSLGIIALIIWVGVTMLLEYWTLKSKKARNVIDSNRRMLIANGIVLKEALHKERYTVEELLQRLRNKDVYKISDVESASIEANGDISVFLKQDFNPITPNMLGMKIEPEKEPITLIVDGSMELDTMRNNGITEVWLKKQLDTVNLKYEDVFIAQYTIDQTLSLFTQDKRAIEVNLQSEQLTEQKKLEDIKRGLLQTIAYLEQQAKKQG from the coding sequence ATGAATGAAGTATTTGAGCTTACATATCGGACGCTAATAGCTCTAATCGTAATGTTTATCCTTACAAAAATGCTAGGTAAGCGGCAACTTTCAGAGATTTCCTTGTTCGGTTATATCTCAGGTATTAGTATCGGAAATATTGCTGCTTATATTGCTATGGAAGATGACAAGTTGTGGAGTCTGGGCATCATTGCTTTAATTATTTGGGTCGGAGTTACCATGTTATTGGAATATTGGACTCTAAAAAGCAAAAAGGCGCGTAATGTCATTGATAGTAATCGACGGATGCTCATAGCAAATGGTATTGTTCTTAAGGAAGCACTGCACAAAGAGCGATATACGGTAGAAGAGTTACTCCAAAGATTAAGGAACAAAGATGTCTATAAGATATCAGATGTCGAAAGTGCATCAATAGAAGCAAATGGAGATATAAGCGTGTTTTTGAAACAAGACTTTAATCCAATAACGCCTAATATGTTGGGCATGAAGATTGAACCAGAGAAAGAGCCGATAACTCTAATCGTTGATGGTTCAATGGAATTAGACACGATGAGAAATAATGGAATAACAGAGGTATGGCTTAAGAAACAATTAGATACTGTTAATCTGAAATACGAGGATGTATTTATTGCACAGTACACGATAGACCAAACGCTCTCATTATTTACACAAGATAAGCGAGCGATTGAAGTGAATCTACAAAGTGAGCAGCTAACAGAGCAAAAGAAACTAGAAGATATCAAGCGAGGACTATTACAAACTATCGCATATCTCGAACAACAAGCGAAGAAGCAAGGTTAA
- a CDS encoding cation transporter, protein MSEVVLKVDGMSCGHCVNSVEKALQEIGANGTVDLASKKVTVQYDEAKINTKAIVDAIEEQGYDVVQ, encoded by the coding sequence ATGAGTGAAGTAGTCTTGAAAGTTGATGGAATGAGCTGTGGACACTGTGTAAATTCAGTAGAGAAAGCATTACAAGAAATAGGCGCTAACGGAACAGTTGATCTTGCGAGTAAGAAAGTAACTGTTCAGTATGATGAGGCCAAGATCAATACAAAAGCGATCGTTGATGCAATTGAAGAACAAGGCTACGACGTCGTGCAATAA
- a CDS encoding YitT family protein, translating to MSKGEFFKRFIFITIGAILMGVALEKFLVPYNIIDGGIAGISIMVSHLTSLPLSILLFVLNIPFLIIGYKQLGKGFAFSTLYGIAIMSLTTAMLHHSTPFPDDKLLAVLFGGMVLGMGVGLVIRYGGCLDGVEVISILISKKLKISVGNIIMVFNVVIFVIAGFVFEWSSAMYSMVTYYIAIKVIDIVVEGLNESKSVMIISNKYEEISQLIVDRLGRTTTLLHASGGYSGQDTKVIYCVVSRIELSKLKSIVQAADSQAFMAVESVADVVGGSFKETAH from the coding sequence ATGTCCAAAGGAGAGTTTTTCAAACGATTTATTTTTATTACAATTGGTGCAATATTGATGGGGGTCGCACTTGAAAAATTTCTAGTTCCCTATAATATCATAGACGGCGGAATCGCTGGTATTTCTATTATGGTATCTCATCTTACTTCACTACCACTAAGTATTTTACTATTCGTTCTTAATATTCCATTTCTAATTATAGGATATAAGCAATTAGGTAAAGGTTTTGCATTTTCAACGTTGTATGGTATAGCAATAATGTCACTAACAACGGCAATGTTACACCATTCTACTCCTTTTCCAGATGATAAGTTATTAGCTGTATTATTCGGTGGTATGGTACTTGGTATGGGGGTTGGACTTGTTATCCGCTATGGTGGTTGTTTGGATGGGGTTGAAGTTATCTCGATTCTAATATCCAAAAAGCTAAAAATCTCTGTTGGTAACATTATTATGGTGTTTAACGTAGTTATCTTTGTAATAGCAGGCTTTGTATTCGAATGGAGTTCAGCCATGTACTCCATGGTGACATATTATATAGCAATTAAGGTTATTGATATTGTTGTAGAAGGTTTGAATGAATCGAAGTCTGTAATGATCATTTCTAATAAATATGAAGAAATATCTCAACTAATCGTAGACCGCTTAGGTCGTACAACAACTTTACTACATGCTTCCGGTGGTTATTCAGGACAAGATACGAAAGTTATTTACTGTGTCGTTTCACGTATTGAACTTTCTAAGTTAAAATCAATTGTCCAAGCAGCAGATTCGCAAGCATTTATGGCAGTAGAATCTGTAGCAGATGTTGTAGGTGGTAGCTTCAAAGAAACAGCACATTAA